A genomic segment from Bradyrhizobium diazoefficiens USDA 110 encodes:
- a CDS encoding acyltransferase family protein: MAPSGTIPGNGGVNAPSAARVDWVDYAKGICIVMVVMMHSVLGVELAAGETGFMHVAVAFAKPFRMPDFFLISGLFLSLVIDRDWRTYLDRKVVHFAYFYVVWVTIQFGFKAPAFAAETSWREVGLLYLESFIEPFGTLWFIYLLPVFFVVTKLTRRVPPLAIWLIAAALETARIATGWTAIDEFCARFVYFYSGYLFAPYVFALSDRARSHPGPALAALATWALINAGLVAYGASEWKVVSLVLGFAGACAIITMGTLLARAQWLNFFRFCGEHSIVIYLAFFLPMAATRTLLLRTGVIPDIGTVSLIVTIAGVLGSLAIWQAALRLGADFLFERPDAFWIAPKKAGVRLQAAE; this comes from the coding sequence ATGGCACCATCAGGCACAATCCCTGGGAACGGGGGCGTTAACGCCCCTTCTGCCGCACGTGTCGACTGGGTCGACTATGCCAAGGGCATCTGCATCGTCATGGTCGTGATGATGCATTCGGTGCTTGGGGTCGAGCTCGCCGCGGGCGAGACCGGTTTCATGCATGTCGCCGTGGCCTTCGCAAAGCCGTTCCGGATGCCGGATTTCTTCCTGATTTCGGGCCTGTTCCTGTCATTGGTGATCGACCGCGACTGGCGAACCTATCTCGACCGCAAGGTGGTGCATTTCGCCTATTTCTATGTCGTCTGGGTGACAATCCAGTTCGGCTTCAAGGCGCCCGCCTTCGCGGCGGAGACGAGCTGGCGCGAGGTCGGCCTCTTGTATCTCGAATCCTTCATCGAGCCGTTCGGCACGCTCTGGTTCATCTACCTGCTGCCGGTCTTCTTCGTCGTCACAAAGCTGACACGGCGCGTCCCGCCGCTCGCGATCTGGCTCATCGCCGCGGCGCTGGAGACGGCGCGCATCGCGACCGGCTGGACCGCGATCGACGAGTTCTGCGCGCGCTTCGTCTATTTCTATTCGGGCTATCTGTTCGCGCCGTACGTGTTCGCGCTGTCGGATCGCGCGCGCAGCCATCCTGGGCCTGCACTCGCAGCGCTCGCGACCTGGGCGCTGATCAATGCCGGCCTCGTCGCGTATGGGGCCAGCGAATGGAAGGTCGTCTCACTCGTGCTCGGCTTTGCAGGGGCCTGCGCCATCATCACCATGGGCACGCTGCTCGCGCGCGCGCAGTGGCTGAACTTCTTCCGCTTCTGCGGCGAGCACTCGATCGTGATCTATCTCGCCTTCTTCCTGCCGATGGCGGCAACGCGCACGCTGCTGCTGCGCACCGGCGTCATTCCTGATATCGGCACGGTGTCGCTGATCGTCACCATCGCCGGCGTGCTTGGATCGCTCGCGATCTGGCAGGCCGCCCTGCGGCTCGGTGCCGATTTCCTGTTCGAACGGCCGGATGCGTTCTGGATCGCGCCGAAGAAGGCGGGCGTGCGGTTGCAGGCGGCGGAGTAG